The following proteins are encoded in a genomic region of Sulfurovum indicum:
- a CDS encoding methyltransferase domain-containing protein, producing the protein MAPKERGKYDQNFDCMVEKFEHRIYGTVKGEWRLRLLKEDLRELYEREVLDIWDAGCGLGQMALWFAQKGHRLTCCDISYKMLEKTKASFAEAKCRALFYKAPAQEIAQSIEPQDLVLFHAVIEWLAKPLETLQVVSESVKPGGSLSLLFFNYHSFIYRNALKGGWHIPFLLDKSQWWGKGKKLTPPHPQKPEELIGWLEMNGYKVERVTGIRVFHDYMHDDAMKEKSMDELLSLEYQYCREPIYSHMGRYVHILAKKKDT; encoded by the coding sequence GTGGCACCCAAAGAGCGCGGAAAATATGATCAGAACTTCGACTGTATGGTGGAAAAATTTGAGCATCGTATCTATGGTACGGTGAAGGGAGAATGGCGGCTTAGACTTTTGAAAGAAGACCTCCGGGAACTTTATGAAAGAGAGGTGCTGGATATTTGGGATGCAGGATGCGGATTGGGACAGATGGCACTCTGGTTCGCCCAAAAAGGACATAGGCTGACCTGTTGTGATATCTCCTATAAAATGCTTGAAAAGACCAAGGCTTCTTTTGCCGAGGCCAAGTGCAGGGCACTGTTTTACAAGGCACCGGCTCAAGAGATCGCCCAAAGTATAGAACCTCAGGACCTGGTGCTCTTTCATGCCGTCATTGAGTGGCTTGCCAAGCCTTTGGAGACGCTTCAGGTTGTTTCTGAGAGTGTTAAACCTGGCGGTTCTCTCTCTTTACTCTTTTTCAATTATCACAGTTTTATTTACCGTAATGCTCTTAAAGGAGGATGGCATATCCCTTTTCTGCTGGATAAATCACAGTGGTGGGGCAAAGGAAAAAAGCTTACTCCTCCTCATCCTCAAAAACCGGAAGAACTGATCGGTTGGCTTGAGATGAACGGGTATAAAGTTGAGAGAGTAACAGGTATTCGGGTGTTTCATGACTATATGCATGATGATGCAATGAAAGAGAAGAGTATGGATGAACTGCTCTCCCTTGAGTATCAATATTGCAGAGAACCTATCTACAGTCATATGGGAAGATATGTGCATATATTGGCGAAGAAGAAGGATACTTGA
- the ruvB gene encoding Holliday junction branch migration DNA helicase RuvB: MERMVEIERFDGEASYEATLRPNSWDEYIGQEKIKKNLQVFIEASKRREEALDHILFFGPPGLGKTTLANIIATQMHANIKTTAAPMIEKAGDLAALLTNIEEGDILFIDEIHRMSPAIEEILYPAMEDFRLDIIIGSGPAAQTVKIDLPRFTLIGATTRAGMLSNPLRERFGMHFRMQFYTPEELAKIIAQAACKLEKPAHEAAAVEIARRSRGTPRIALRLLKRVRDFSEVANETEVTLERAKYALDELGVNSLGFDEQDIQLLELLVSAKNRPMGLSTISAALSEDEGTIEDVLEPYLIANGYIERTARGRIATKKSYEHFKLAAFKEGLFDE; the protein is encoded by the coding sequence ATGGAGCGTATGGTCGAGATCGAACGGTTTGACGGAGAAGCCTCTTATGAAGCAACCCTGCGTCCGAACTCATGGGATGAGTATATCGGACAGGAGAAGATCAAGAAGAATCTCCAGGTTTTTATTGAAGCAAGCAAACGGAGGGAGGAGGCACTTGACCATATCTTGTTCTTTGGACCTCCCGGACTGGGCAAAACGACGTTGGCAAACATTATTGCTACCCAGATGCATGCCAATATCAAGACAACTGCAGCACCGATGATAGAAAAAGCAGGGGATCTGGCTGCGCTTCTGACCAATATAGAAGAGGGGGATATCCTTTTTATCGATGAGATCCATCGTATGTCTCCAGCGATTGAAGAGATCCTCTACCCGGCGATGGAAGACTTCAGGCTTGATATTATTATCGGTTCCGGACCTGCTGCGCAGACGGTGAAGATAGATCTGCCGCGTTTTACGCTTATAGGGGCGACAACCAGAGCCGGTATGCTCTCAAATCCGCTCAGGGAACGTTTCGGTATGCACTTTAGAATGCAGTTCTATACACCGGAGGAGTTGGCGAAGATCATTGCACAGGCTGCCTGTAAGCTGGAAAAACCTGCCCATGAAGCAGCAGCAGTCGAGATTGCCCGCCGCAGCAGGGGAACACCGCGTATTGCTCTGCGTCTGCTCAAGAGAGTACGTGATTTCTCCGAAGTGGCAAATGAAACAGAAGTGACACTGGAACGGGCCAAGTATGCACTGGATGAGTTGGGGGTGAACAGCCTTGGCTTTGATGAACAGGATATCCAGCTGCTGGAACTTCTGGTCAGTGCCAAAAACAGACCGATGGGGTTGAGTACCATCTCCGCAGCACTGAGTGAGGATGAGGGAACGATTGAGGATGTACTTGAACCCTATCTTATAGCCAATGGCTATATAGAACGTACAGCACGTGGGCGCATTGCAACCAAAAAAAGTTATGAGCACTTCAAACTGGCTGCTTTCAAGGAAGGTTTATTTGATGAGTAG
- the panB gene encoding 3-methyl-2-oxobutanoate hydroxymethyltransferase translates to MSMHTPRVDKKVTLNTIARMKGVEPITMVTAYDALFAQLFDGEVEMILVGDSLNMSFFGKEDTLSATMDQMIYHTQAVCNGAKKACVVFDMPFGTYITPKVALENATRVYRETCAQAVKIEGGREKADIVRTLSENGIAVVAHIGLMPQHVRSEGGYRVRGKDEEDIKRLLEDALELEAAGAVMILIEGVKAKAAKAVTDAVKVPTVGIGAGNVTDGQVLVWSDMFGFFEAFTPKFVKQYCNGAKEVREGLEQYVNEVKSRAFPDEEHSY, encoded by the coding sequence ATGAGTATGCATACTCCAAGAGTAGATAAAAAAGTGACGTTGAATACCATTGCCCGGATGAAAGGTGTTGAACCGATCACAATGGTCACAGCCTATGATGCATTGTTTGCACAGCTTTTTGACGGTGAGGTTGAGATGATTCTTGTGGGAGACAGTCTTAACATGAGCTTCTTTGGAAAAGAAGATACACTTTCAGCTACGATGGATCAGATGATCTATCATACACAGGCAGTCTGTAACGGTGCAAAAAAAGCATGTGTTGTATTTGATATGCCGTTTGGTACTTATATCACACCAAAAGTTGCTCTGGAAAATGCAACACGTGTCTACCGTGAGACCTGTGCGCAGGCGGTCAAGATCGAAGGAGGCAGGGAAAAAGCCGATATCGTACGGACACTGTCCGAAAACGGGATCGCTGTCGTAGCACATATCGGCTTGATGCCTCAGCATGTACGGAGTGAAGGCGGTTACAGGGTACGCGGAAAAGATGAAGAGGATATTAAAAGACTTCTGGAAGATGCGCTGGAGCTTGAAGCGGCCGGTGCGGTGATGATCCTGATAGAAGGTGTCAAGGCCAAAGCAGCAAAAGCAGTTACTGATGCGGTAAAAGTACCCACTGTCGGGATCGGTGCGGGGAATGTTACTGACGGACAAGTTCTGGTCTGGAGTGATATGTTCGGTTTCTTCGAGGCATTTACCCCCAAATTCGTTAAACAGTACTGTAATGGGGCCAAAGAGGTACGAGAGGGATTGGAACAGTATGTCAACGAGGTAAAAAGCCGTGCATTTCCGGATGAAGAACACTCTTATTAA
- a CDS encoding ABC transporter ATP-binding protein, with protein MIHIAIDKLLHGSDGDLTLDIALDIKEGEFVALSGRSGSGKTTLLRILAGLESANGEIKVADTVWLNGQKELAVQKREIGFVFQDYALFENMTIEKNLLFVEDDKKLAKHLLEVTELYTLKERYPNMLSGGQKQRVSLCRALMKRPKILLLDEPLSALDPKMRTKLQSEILSLHKEFKTTTIMVSHDPSEIFRLASRVIVLDNGKVINDGLPKEVLLKTSGSQKFSFEGELLDIVKVDVIYVAIIAIGQQLVEVVVSKEEAEHLSVGAMVSVSTKAFSPVIKQ; from the coding sequence ATGATACATATTGCAATTGACAAGCTTCTCCATGGATCGGACGGAGATCTGACGCTTGATATAGCGCTTGATATAAAAGAGGGTGAGTTTGTGGCACTTAGTGGTAGAAGCGGAAGCGGCAAAACGACACTGCTTCGTATCCTGGCCGGTCTTGAAAGTGCCAATGGAGAGATAAAGGTGGCAGATACTGTCTGGTTGAACGGGCAAAAAGAGTTAGCTGTTCAAAAAAGAGAAATAGGTTTTGTTTTTCAGGACTATGCACTCTTCGAAAATATGACGATAGAAAAGAACCTGCTTTTTGTAGAAGATGACAAAAAACTGGCAAAGCACCTTTTGGAAGTAACAGAACTTTACACACTGAAAGAGAGGTACCCGAATATGTTGAGCGGCGGACAGAAACAGAGAGTCAGTTTATGCCGTGCTTTAATGAAAAGACCGAAAATACTGCTGCTGGATGAGCCGCTTTCGGCATTGGATCCTAAAATGAGAACAAAACTGCAAAGTGAGATACTGTCACTGCATAAAGAGTTCAAAACGACAACAATCATGGTAAGTCATGATCCAAGCGAAATTTTCAGACTGGCATCACGGGTAATTGTTTTAGATAATGGAAAAGTCATTAATGATGGTCTTCCAAAAGAGGTACTGCTTAAAACATCAGGTTCCCAAAAGTTCTCTTTTGAAGGAGAACTCTTGGATATTGTAAAGGTTGATGTGATCTATGTGGCTATTATAGCGATAGGACAGCAACTGGTTGAAGTTGTTGTCAGCAAAGAAGAAGCTGAGCATTTGTCTGTCGGTGCTATGGTCAGTGTAAGTACAAAGGCTTTCAGCCCGGTTATAAAACAGTGA
- a CDS encoding GGDEF domain-containing protein: MFLIILIITYYKSRFDSHLKSFIEFNNNITVITTETEIVAMNKEGLSFFGFETVKDLRKKTKYLGKLFSEVVVEDTRYVEGINWVTKIKKKQKLIVQIPKGPLTQTFYMQVSKIKSDRYMVTFHNISQVVAEKETISQIAEKDALTQIYNRTKFNKILSSTLRNAQIYNTPFTIILLDIDHFKKVNDTYGHDTGDKVLIQVASIIKSLLRNQDTFARWGGEEFIILSESTTEADAYTLATRLRKAIESFSFEVIKTLTCSFGISHYENGDTSLSIIKKADNALYRAKKSGRNRVSR, translated from the coding sequence GTGTTCTTGATTATTCTGATCATTACATACTATAAAAGCCGTTTTGACAGTCATCTAAAATCCTTTATTGAATTTAACAACAATATAACCGTGATCACAACAGAAACCGAAATAGTCGCAATGAACAAAGAGGGGTTGAGTTTCTTTGGCTTTGAAACGGTTAAAGATCTACGAAAAAAAACAAAATATCTAGGTAAACTCTTCTCAGAGGTTGTCGTAGAGGATACCAGGTATGTCGAAGGGATAAACTGGGTCACAAAAATCAAAAAAAAGCAGAAGCTTATAGTACAGATACCCAAAGGCCCCTTGACACAGACTTTTTATATGCAGGTGAGCAAAATCAAATCGGATCGATATATGGTCACTTTTCACAATATCTCACAGGTTGTTGCAGAAAAAGAGACTATTTCCCAGATTGCGGAGAAGGATGCATTGACTCAAATCTACAATCGTACAAAATTCAATAAAATACTCTCATCTACCTTACGAAATGCACAAATATACAATACACCTTTCACGATCATTCTACTTGACATAGACCACTTCAAAAAAGTCAATGATACATACGGACATGATACAGGAGACAAAGTCTTGATACAGGTCGCTTCAATTATAAAAAGTCTATTACGAAACCAGGACACATTTGCCAGATGGGGAGGAGAAGAGTTTATTATTTTGTCCGAATCCACTACAGAAGCTGATGCCTATACTCTGGCAACCCGCTTACGGAAAGCCATAGAATCGTTTTCTTTTGAAGTTATCAAAACACTTACATGTAGTTTCGGTATAAGCCATTATGAAAACGGGGATACTTCTCTAAGCATCATAAAAAAGGCAGACAATGCACTCTATAGAGCAAAGAAAAGCGGCAGAAACCGTGTAAGCAGATAG
- a CDS encoding AI-2E family transporter → MNKTSLLITALFVFGLIGAYSVYQPFLLSLTVAVLLSMATFNLTKKLSDFTGSAKISAGISTLLMTLLLFVPIIYLATIGVGYISEIDKEGVKDTLATLRAMVENFPFLKEVTEQYLSDERITEYIKDSTAYLTVAGSTGFGFMKNMFFVVLFYFFINYYGNRFFDTILDLLPVTPKKGEKMMKEVSATMEIVFYSIIVTAIFEGLLFGLAMSYFGFNGVFFGVIYGFASLIPIVGGIIVWVPVSLYAWTKIDLQTALFIASYSVIVISIIADTFVKPMIIEVIKKDFLKSTLQINSILIFFSILAGMSTYGFWGMILGPAITSFLIAITKVYLDYSEVN, encoded by the coding sequence ATGAATAAGACCTCATTGCTTATTACAGCCCTTTTTGTATTCGGCCTTATAGGGGCCTACAGTGTCTATCAGCCTTTTCTGCTCTCTTTGACGGTTGCCGTTCTTCTCAGTATGGCGACTTTTAACCTTACCAAAAAGCTGTCTGACTTTACCGGTTCGGCCAAGATCTCTGCAGGTATTTCCACCCTCCTGATGACGCTGCTGCTTTTTGTGCCGATCATCTATTTGGCAACGATAGGAGTAGGGTATATCTCAGAAATCGATAAAGAGGGGGTTAAAGATACACTTGCAACACTGCGGGCTATGGTAGAGAATTTTCCTTTTCTGAAAGAGGTAACTGAGCAGTATTTGAGTGATGAACGTATTACAGAATATATCAAGGATTCAACAGCTTATTTGACTGTGGCGGGAAGTACCGGTTTTGGGTTTATGAAAAATATGTTCTTTGTCGTTTTGTTCTATTTCTTTATCAACTATTACGGGAACCGTTTTTTTGATACGATTCTGGATCTTTTGCCTGTGACGCCGAAAAAAGGTGAAAAGATGATGAAAGAGGTTTCTGCAACGATGGAGATCGTCTTCTATTCCATTATCGTTACAGCGATTTTTGAAGGTCTGTTGTTTGGACTGGCGATGAGCTACTTTGGTTTTAATGGTGTCTTTTTTGGTGTGATCTACGGCTTTGCTTCACTTATTCCCATTGTTGGTGGTATCATTGTATGGGTGCCTGTTTCGCTGTATGCCTGGACAAAGATCGATCTGCAGACAGCATTGTTTATTGCTTCTTATTCGGTGATTGTCATTTCTATTATTGCCGATACTTTCGTAAAGCCGATGATCATCGAAGTGATCAAGAAGGATTTTTTAAAGAGTACGCTGCAGATCAATTCAATTTTGATCTTCTTCTCTATTTTGGCGGGAATGAGTACCTATGGATTCTGGGGGATGATACTCGGTCCTGCGATCACCTCGTTCCTGATTGCGATCACCAAAGTATATCTGGATTATTCAGAAGTGAATTAA
- a CDS encoding BadF/BadG/BcrA/BcrD ATPase family protein translates to MSCSLGIDIGSTTVKYVLCDHHFNIIAKAYTPHDTRQAHTLLKLLTTLSVTHKEAYARIDKVYITGSGASRIAPTLNARFVQEVNAVVLAVEHLHPDVRSVIELGGQDAKIIHFKESEDGKKTVLTSMNDKCASGTGATIEKCTMKVGMEKEDIAKLRFSAEKLHHVAAKCGVFAETDIVNLVKASVPPVEIMNSLADAIVMQNLTVLTRGNTLMPKVLLLGGPNTYLPFLQECWRMRISELWDERGIPYEKGKLDELILIPDNAQYYAALGAVIFGEGESNHTQKFSGLIQLRTLVESGSVNHNDNVDTPLVTSLEELEAFRTQYTIKPFTPPILSKKTTCFLGIDGGSTSSKAVLVDKRGNLLLKVYQLSKGNPIEDTLELLRKIKEQDPDHLYDVKGLGVTGYAADVLEGALRADANIIETIAHMKSAQKAFGESINVICDIGGQDIKVLFMENGMMKNFRLSNQCSAGNGTLLQSMAKQFGVPIESFADVAFAAKQAPKFNYGCAVFLDTDRVNFQKEGYTKEELFAGIAKVLPKNVWQYVVQTPNLSMFGNHFVLQGGTQYNQAALKAQIDYIKTDVPDARVDVHPHPGEAGAIGAALEARDIVQKRGFATFVGMEEAMQMTYTSKTDESTRCNFCTINCSRTFIDTQTPSGNTARYIAGFSCEDGTVESHEALKALKSNRRSLQESVPNLVKKESAKLFAPLYTLEPKPTENTIIREQEVKVTLGGWGPTLRKEVTRPFKRSTQEAAAYRKTLKIAIPKVLNIYSLAPFIRTYLEALDIDPLHIQFSGFSNEDMYLEGAKYGSVDSCYPAKVAQSHVYSLLYSGKFSKKVFHYLWFPAVTHLPGFVTYSMGQTSCPVVSGTPKVVYSAFTKERDLFKEKNIVYIDDALDFDNRLLLAEQLFATWKEKLHITKDENNWACEQAWKALEQNDKEIMSEGRAILDDAEREGEMVILLLARPYHSDPGLNHEVLDEFQSLGFKTLSMRAIPKDKAYLMRFFEDDIKAGIIESPYDIRDVWKENFSTNSAQKVWAAKFAARHPNVAVLDLSSFKCGHDAPTYAIIDKILGASRTPHLTLHDIDANKPGGSIKIRVKTFAYTLDQYKQQLTKTRREESGKIFNNTNTKVSV, encoded by the coding sequence ATGAGCTGCTCGCTTGGCATCGACATCGGTTCCACAACAGTCAAATATGTTCTTTGTGACCATCATTTCAACATCATTGCCAAGGCATATACTCCCCATGATACCAGACAGGCACATACCCTTTTAAAGCTTCTGACAACACTTTCTGTGACCCATAAAGAAGCATATGCCCGGATAGACAAAGTCTATATCACCGGTTCGGGAGCTTCCCGCATTGCTCCTACACTCAACGCCCGTTTCGTACAGGAGGTCAACGCTGTCGTACTGGCGGTAGAACATCTTCATCCGGATGTACGCTCTGTCATTGAACTCGGCGGACAGGATGCAAAGATCATCCATTTCAAAGAGAGCGAAGATGGCAAAAAAACCGTACTGACCTCCATGAATGACAAGTGTGCTTCAGGTACGGGTGCAACAATAGAGAAGTGTACTATGAAGGTAGGTATGGAGAAAGAAGATATAGCAAAACTACGCTTTAGTGCCGAAAAACTGCATCATGTTGCTGCCAAATGCGGGGTCTTTGCCGAAACAGACATTGTCAATCTTGTCAAGGCATCCGTTCCGCCTGTGGAGATCATGAACTCTCTTGCTGATGCAATTGTCATGCAGAACCTCACTGTTCTGACCAGAGGGAACACCCTCATGCCAAAAGTGCTTCTGCTTGGAGGACCCAATACTTACCTGCCTTTTTTGCAGGAGTGCTGGCGTATGCGTATTTCCGAACTTTGGGATGAGAGGGGTATACCTTATGAGAAAGGAAAGTTGGATGAACTTATCCTCATACCGGACAATGCCCAGTACTATGCTGCCCTGGGTGCAGTGATCTTTGGAGAAGGAGAGTCCAACCATACGCAAAAATTCAGTGGGCTCATCCAGCTTCGTACACTTGTAGAGAGTGGAAGTGTCAATCACAATGACAATGTTGACACACCGCTGGTAACAAGTCTGGAGGAGCTTGAAGCCTTCAGAACCCAATACACTATAAAACCTTTTACTCCACCAATACTTTCAAAAAAAACCACTTGTTTTTTGGGTATCGACGGAGGATCCACCTCTTCCAAAGCTGTGCTGGTAGATAAAAGAGGAAATCTGCTTCTAAAAGTCTATCAGCTCTCCAAAGGAAACCCCATCGAAGATACGCTGGAGCTGCTGCGAAAGATCAAAGAACAGGATCCTGATCATCTTTATGATGTCAAAGGACTGGGCGTGACAGGATATGCGGCAGATGTACTCGAAGGGGCTCTCAGGGCAGATGCAAATATCATCGAAACTATTGCCCATATGAAAAGTGCCCAGAAAGCATTTGGCGAAAGTATCAACGTCATCTGTGATATCGGCGGACAGGATATCAAAGTGCTTTTCATGGAAAATGGCATGATGAAGAACTTCCGTCTTTCCAACCAGTGTTCTGCAGGAAACGGTACTCTGCTGCAGAGCATGGCCAAACAGTTCGGTGTACCGATAGAATCTTTTGCCGATGTCGCATTTGCAGCCAAACAGGCACCAAAGTTCAATTACGGATGTGCTGTATTCCTCGATACAGACCGTGTCAACTTCCAGAAAGAGGGCTATACCAAAGAGGAACTTTTTGCCGGTATAGCCAAAGTACTTCCTAAAAATGTCTGGCAGTATGTCGTTCAGACTCCCAATCTTTCAATGTTTGGAAATCACTTTGTCCTGCAGGGTGGCACACAGTACAACCAGGCAGCACTTAAAGCACAAATCGACTACATTAAAACAGATGTTCCCGATGCCAGGGTCGATGTCCATCCACATCCCGGAGAGGCGGGAGCTATCGGTGCTGCACTTGAAGCCAGAGATATTGTTCAAAAACGGGGGTTTGCTACTTTTGTAGGCATGGAAGAAGCGATGCAGATGACCTATACTTCCAAAACCGATGAAAGTACCCGCTGCAACTTCTGTACTATCAACTGTTCGCGTACCTTCATCGATACACAGACACCATCGGGCAACACAGCACGCTATATTGCAGGCTTTAGCTGTGAAGACGGGACAGTAGAGTCTCATGAAGCACTCAAAGCACTTAAATCAAATCGCCGATCTCTGCAGGAGAGTGTACCCAACCTTGTCAAAAAAGAGTCTGCCAAACTTTTTGCACCACTTTACACTCTTGAGCCAAAGCCGACAGAAAACACCATAATCAGAGAACAAGAGGTCAAGGTTACCCTTGGCGGTTGGGGGCCGACACTGCGTAAAGAGGTCACCCGCCCCTTCAAAAGAAGTACTCAAGAAGCTGCTGCCTACAGAAAAACACTTAAGATAGCCATTCCAAAAGTGCTCAATATCTACTCACTTGCCCCTTTTATACGTACTTACCTCGAAGCCCTCGATATCGATCCGCTCCATATCCAGTTTTCAGGCTTCAGTAATGAAGATATGTATCTGGAGGGGGCGAAATACGGCTCTGTAGACTCCTGCTATCCTGCAAAAGTAGCACAGTCCCATGTCTACAGTCTGCTATATTCCGGGAAGTTTTCAAAAAAAGTGTTCCATTATCTCTGGTTCCCTGCCGTAACCCATCTGCCCGGGTTTGTAACATACTCGATGGGACAGACCTCCTGCCCCGTTGTCTCGGGTACACCCAAAGTAGTCTACTCTGCTTTTACCAAAGAAAGGGACCTTTTTAAAGAAAAAAACATTGTCTATATTGATGATGCACTTGATTTTGACAACAGGCTTCTACTGGCTGAACAGCTCTTTGCCACATGGAAGGAAAAACTGCACATTACCAAAGATGAAAACAACTGGGCTTGTGAACAGGCATGGAAAGCTCTGGAACAGAACGACAAAGAGATCATGTCAGAGGGACGTGCCATTCTTGATGATGCCGAGAGAGAGGGTGAAATGGTTATTTTGCTGCTTGCACGGCCCTACCACTCTGATCCCGGACTCAACCATGAAGTACTTGATGAGTTCCAGTCACTGGGCTTTAAGACCCTCTCCATGCGCGCTATACCCAAAGACAAAGCATACCTCATGCGTTTCTTTGAAGACGACATCAAAGCAGGGATCATAGAGTCTCCCTATGATATCCGAGATGTATGGAAAGAGAACTTCTCCACCAACTCCGCACAAAAGGTCTGGGCAGCCAAATTCGCTGCACGCCATCCCAATGTGGCAGTCCTTGATCTAAGCTCCTTTAAGTGCGGACATGACGCACCTACTTATGCCATCATCGACAAGATACTCGGCGCATCACGCACCCCGCACCTGACTTTACATGACATCGATGCCAACAAACCGGGCGGGTCGATCAAGATACGGGTCAAAACATTTGCCTATACACTGGATCAGTATAAACAGCAGTTAACAAAGACCCGGAGAGAGGAATCAGGCAAAATCTTCAACAATACGAACACTAAGGTATCGGTATGA
- the lgt gene encoding prolipoprotein diacylglyceryl transferase has product MEYFIWNVDPVLLHLGSLQLRWYGLLFVGSFFLGLMILQRVYKQEQRDPAVLDNLLIYIMVGAVVGARLMHCLAYEPDFYLAHPLEILKIWKGGLASHGGLIGVLIALYLFTKKYQENYLWLLSRVSIPGALTAAFVRFGNLFNSEILGLPTDKPWAIIFERVDMLPRHPVQLYEAFAYLTLFAILLIVYKKVSFSTSTKILPPLFLTYMFTVRFLLEYTKTKQADYTWDLPLTTGQALSLPFIIIGVIWLLISLQKIKQNVPGK; this is encoded by the coding sequence TTGGAATATTTTATCTGGAATGTCGATCCTGTTCTGCTTCATTTGGGCTCCTTGCAGCTGCGTTGGTACGGATTGCTTTTTGTCGGATCTTTCTTTCTTGGCCTTATGATCCTCCAAAGAGTATACAAACAGGAACAGAGAGATCCTGCTGTTCTTGATAATCTGCTTATATATATTATGGTCGGCGCAGTAGTTGGTGCCAGGCTCATGCACTGTTTAGCCTATGAACCAGACTTCTACCTTGCCCACCCGCTTGAGATACTCAAAATATGGAAAGGGGGTCTGGCAAGCCATGGGGGGCTTATCGGAGTGCTCATCGCACTTTACCTGTTTACCAAAAAGTATCAGGAAAATTATCTGTGGCTTCTCTCACGTGTATCGATCCCCGGTGCACTCACCGCAGCCTTTGTACGCTTTGGAAACCTCTTCAACTCCGAGATCCTCGGACTTCCCACAGACAAACCATGGGCGATCATCTTCGAACGTGTCGATATGCTCCCCCGCCACCCCGTACAGCTTTATGAAGCCTTCGCCTACCTCACGCTGTTTGCCATATTGCTCATCGTATACAAAAAGGTCAGTTTCAGCACATCAACCAAGATCCTCCCGCCACTCTTTCTAACCTACATGTTTACTGTACGATTCCTGCTGGAATACACCAAAACAAAGCAGGCAGATTATACATGGGATCTACCACTGACTACCGGACAGGCCTTAAGTCTGCCATTTATTATCATCGGTGTTATATGGCTACTCATATCATTACAAAAGATCAAACAAAATGTACCCGGTAAATAA
- the trpA gene encoding tryptophan synthase subunit alpha: MKQLVAYITTGFPSPEFTIDAALALAESGVDTLELGMPFSDPVADGPVIEAANLKALQNGFRLEHLFETSARIAPHIDTLWMGYFNPFYHKGIDTFIKKAKETGVNGFIIPDLPFEEAQPYKPLIEKAGLDLIDFIAPTDSKARIEEIVREAKKFIYLVAYAGITGSGKSEDLQEIVENIKSFTETPVYVGFGVDQNTAKEKAQGVDGVIVGSAFVKVLLNEDLSGTQKITRITSIAKEIKEKINS, encoded by the coding sequence TTGAAACAATTAGTCGCCTATATTACCACCGGATTCCCTTCACCGGAATTTACCATTGATGCCGCACTGGCCCTCGCAGAATCGGGTGTTGATACCTTAGAACTGGGTATGCCGTTCTCCGACCCTGTTGCAGACGGTCCTGTCATAGAAGCTGCCAACCTAAAAGCATTGCAAAACGGCTTTAGACTTGAACATCTCTTTGAAACTTCTGCCAGGATCGCACCGCATATCGATACACTCTGGATGGGTTACTTCAACCCTTTTTACCATAAAGGTATCGATACTTTCATCAAAAAAGCCAAAGAAACAGGCGTGAACGGTTTTATCATTCCGGACCTTCCTTTTGAAGAGGCACAGCCGTATAAACCCCTCATTGAGAAAGCAGGACTCGACCTTATTGACTTCATCGCTCCGACAGATTCGAAAGCGCGAATAGAAGAGATCGTTCGAGAAGCCAAAAAATTTATCTATCTTGTTGCCTATGCGGGTATTACCGGAAGCGGGAAAAGCGAGGATCTCCAGGAGATCGTAGAGAATATCAAAAGCTTTACAGAGACACCTGTTTACGTAGGGTTTGGAGTTGACCAGAACACAGCAAAAGAGAAAGCCCAGGGTGTTGACGGGGTCATTGTCGGTTCCGCTTTTGTCAAAGTACTGCTGAACGAAGATCTCAGTGGTACCCAAAAGATCACCAGGATCACCTCTATTGCCAAAGAGATCAAGGAGAAAATCAACAGTTAA